TAGCCGTTTCCGTAGCCGCCTTCAGAAATTATTTTCCGCGCAGCAGCATCTACATTCTCTGCTTCAATTCCCGGCTTGGCAGTTTTCAATGCTTCGTCCTGCGCCTTGCGAACAATCGAAAAAACAGTTTTCATTTTCTCAGTTGGTTTTCCGAAAACGGTGGTGCGCGTGATGTCTGATTCATATCCCTCCACAGAACAGCCGCCATCAATCAGAACAATATCGCCTTGCTTCAATTTATTTTCTTTAACAGTTCCGTGAGGATAAGCCGATGCTTCTCCGAATAAAACCAGCGCACCTCCTTCAACTCCGAATTCTGAAAATAGTTTTGAAACTATTTCTCCGAACTTGCGCTCGCTCATTCCTTCTGTCAGTTTTGTTACGGCAGTTTTATAAACTTCAGCGGTGATGTCATTGGCAATTTGCATGAGTTCTATTTCATGCGCAGATTTTACGCTGCGGCAGCCGGCAGTAACAGTAGTTGCGCTTTGCAAACGCAAAGAAGAAATTGCCTTGCTTATATTTTCAGTTATAACAAACCGTGTGGTTTCTTCCATGCCTAAATTTCCGCTGAGCAAATTATTTTCCGTTAAAACTTTTTTCAGGAGTTCATACGGGCTTTCATTTTCTTCCCATGTAAAAATTTTTGCGCTGCCGGCTTGTTCCTTCGCCCTGCTTTCTTCAAACTTCGGAGAAATAAAAAACGGTTCGCCTTTCTGCGGAAGAATCATGGCAAACAAGCGCTCGCTTCTCCCCCACTTCGCTCCCGTAAAATAATTCAGCGAAGTTCCGCCTTCCATGAGCAGTGCGTCCATTTTATTTTCGAACATAAGTTTGCGTGCGTTTTCAATCCGCTGCAATCTTTCTTCTGCTGTAATTGGTTTTATTCTGTCTGTAATAGATTTTAGTGTTGCAGAAGAAATTTCCGGCAGAGAAAACGAAACAGATGGAACAATTATTCCGAGTGTTGCGGCAGTGCCGGTGGTTTTAATAAAGTTTCTGCGATTCATTAATGAACGAATTAAATCAAATTTCTTCTAACTGATGTAACTTTTCTGCACTTTTTTACGTCAGACGTTCAAAAGAATGTCATAAATAATTTTGTAATTAAAAAATTGGCATTACTTTTGTAAAAACGGAGCAAAACAAAAAATCATTTACAATGAAAACTCTTACATTAATTTTCGCAGTTGCCATGGCAACTTTTTGCATGACGGCTTATGCCCAGCAAAGAACCTCAACTCCTCAGCCGATGCAGATGTCGGCTCCGGTTAAATTTCAAAACTCTCAACCGGCACCTCAGCAAAATTCGCAGAGCACCGCTTCACCGGCTCCTTCGAAAAAAACCGAA
This genomic stretch from Bacteroidota bacterium harbors:
- a CDS encoding aminopeptidase P family protein; amino-acid sequence: MNRRNFIKTTGTAATLGIIVPSVSFSLPEISSATLKSITDRIKPITAEERLQRIENARKLMFENKMDALLMEGGTSLNYFTGAKWGRSERLFAMILPQKGEPFFISPKFEESRAKEQAGSAKIFTWEENESPYELLKKVLTENNLLSGNLGMEETTRFVITENISKAISSLRLQSATTVTAGCRSVKSAHEIELMQIANDITAEVYKTAVTKLTEGMSERKFGEIVSKLFSEFGVEGGALVLFGEASAYPHGTVKENKLKQGDIVLIDGGCSVEGYESDITRTTVFGKPTEKMKTVFSIVRKAQDEALKTAKPGIEAENVDAAARKIISEGGYGNGYTYFTHRLGHGIGMDGHEWYYLVGGNKKLLQAGNMFSNEPGIYIPGEFGIRIEDEMLITENGAKLLLPQAESLEKIF